Within Sardina pilchardus chromosome 21, fSarPil1.1, whole genome shotgun sequence, the genomic segment GTTGATGAAGAACAAGATGACTGGGTAATCAAGACATTTCTTTAAATCTTTATCTTCATACAGTTGTTTGTTACCTCTATTATTCAGTTGTGATAACTGCAGCCGACTGGGATTAATGATAAGGAAGTCCGTAACATAACCGAAATGAGGAAACTTTGGTTTTCCCTTTGGTGCACTAGGTACTTTACAAATCTCTGTGGTGCCTTGTACATGAATTACTTATTTACAACTGAACTGATAACACCACAGCAGAGGTATTCAGTTAGTCAGTTCTGATTCAGTTAGTAAGGCAACACATTCAGCAATCAAACAAAATGAAAGCCGTTACCACTCCTGTCCGGTTGCCCTGCTTTCCCAGGGGATCCTGGTTGATGGCGATAACCCTTCGGTTCTGCAGCAGTTCTTTGGACTTGGGACAGATGTCTCGCAGGTCATTGGACATCATTAGCGGAGCAGCCATGATGGCCCACAGGGCCATCTGAGACTGCTGCTGGTTATGGCTCAGCCCAAAGTTTCCTATCACCAGCTGCAGGTTACAGAAGGTAAAATGTGTAGAGACCATTCAAACAAGTGGAAAAGTATTTGGTATACACTGCTCACGAAACGTTAAGGATCTGGTGTTCTGGCTTTTAGGGATCTGGGTgaaagtactgaaacattgaactgctggacatgcacattcagaagtttagagaaggtcacattaagttaacctgtaaaggttatagtgtattttaggttcatcctgaaatttcacctgaaagccgaatacccctgactttttgtgagtactGTGTGAAGGTATAATACCATATCTGGGTCGTTCCACCCGCCGGGACCGGCAGCTGGGGCGATGAACCTCTGATTGGTTGCTGTCCAGTCCAGAATGGTTTTAATGCTACTCCATGAGTCATACACGTCTGCAAAGTTTCTCCAGTGGTTGCAAGTCTCCCTAATCGCTGTGTAATTTGGCTGAGAACAGAGGATAGTCCACCACCTTAAATCAGCTTCCACACTGTGACATACTAACAGCTCTCTTGATTATTTATACACTTTGGCTGTTTAGTTAGTCAGCTTAGTTAGAAAGATACCGTTTCCTGTTCATTCATTAAGCCGTGCCCTAAAGTAAAAGCTTTATGTTCACTGcaagttttcttttcttctgtcttGTATTATCTTTTAGTTTAATAAATAATCAGTAAATGTTTCTTCTAGCCATTTGCTTACCTCATGATACGCCCACTCGTATAGTGGCCACTCGCAGGAGTAAACAATGCTTCTTCCCGTTTGATTCAAAGCTCTGGACATGTTCTTATAACCTTCAATATGTCAACAGAAACAGAGGGCAAAACATTACGATCACATTGAAATTGCACTGTTTTATCGGTGGAAATGTCTCATACCTTCTCCAAGCATAGTCCAGTTCATATAGCAGCCATCGAACTTCAATAAATCCACACCCCATTCAGCAAAGGTTTTGGCGTCCGTTTCGTAGTAACCTAGGCTGCCAGGATAGCCAGCACAAGTCTTGGACCCCACATCTGCGTAGATTCCCAGTTTTAAACCCTTAGAATGAACCTGAGAGAGATACAATTTGTAATATCACATTGTGATGCCTTAATAATGTATCAACAAAATTACACCTGAAGAGGGCAGTATTGCGTAAACCAaattagtgccctatatgtggagagtatcgccaactgtgtttggaatgttcagagcagttctgccaaggattggttcagaggtggtcacgtgttttatggacgccatttttactaccaaaagtacttttgactagaatgctttctaatgctttcagatggcagtgtttgagtcgttggcattaagtcttaatatcttcaccatacagcgacccattttctcactggacacttttctgataacgttaacattataacGTTTACGTCAAGCATTTTTAGTGATAAGACTCGTTAAGACATTTGCAGCACGGATTTTGTTTCTAACTACCCGGAGAGATGCCACTTCTGGAGGAGCAGCGAAAACATCATACATCGTTCGTCTTAACCTTGTCTAAAAGGAAAACGGTTGGAACAACTCTGGTAAATAAGGTTTTTCATCTCCTACTGTTATCATTTATGGTCTTAATTTCCTTGCATTTTTGCGTTTTTGAAGCACTAAAGTGGCTATTAAGATAAGCAGCCAGTACGTAgtgctgtgtcgtgtgtgtttactaatagtgctacagctgcttagcaggtaacatagcgatctgtaatcattgataaacttgttagttttgcattttctttcttgtcgagcaaaataagacaacgtcttgtttgcctattttaagaatgtcctcctgcttgactgaaatagctggtcgGATAATTGCAGTTTGCAAGTTAGCTAGTCTTTCCATCAACGTTGTTATAAACTTTACCAGTAGCCTAGGCACAGTATTGTCCAAATAAATCTGTTGAAATGCACAGCATAGTTTGAAGATATGGTTTGCTAGCTATCTGTCAAACTTGGTAGGTGGTGTGCTAATCACGAATTATTAAGTGGTGTCAATACAGACTTCAGCTCTACACtggttgtgtaggctatacttcaatctgtcaatctgtcagccctctagtgagtgtgccatgctttattgaatcatggtttaaggtgatgaatgtctgtattataaaacaaagcaatatagtaaatattatgcttcctctttgtcttttttgttattttagatgTAGGTAGAGAAGAGTCAGTGGCTGGTGAAGTAAGAGGATACAGCTGTCTGCTGATTCAAGGTCCCTGCCCCGTCGCCTCAACATCTTCAAgatcctgtaggctactgctgctgctccttgcttcagcacctttcccctgatgcctgacacccctcatcaccaaatcagcccagtcaacatggacccaagtctccaccacagtgtgcacaatacacacagacagggtatgtgatcggtgtcaatattgcattcagacaaattgaaattccttccaaagaacaagtgctttcctcagctggatcaatttaagtcaagataaacaacagcttcctttcttcatcgtgttctaccattaacattattatgtttatatttttggttaattaaggcacttagttgcagtttctcaggtacactttgctatgatgtcattagtaaaattattaggaggatgtagcgtgtgtggtgttaaatggtactgccttgtattatccaagtctgaggctgagaagaggagattcacggtctgctccctttgtgtcccatgttttgtgggtgtgtgtgagagagtgcgcgACAGATAACGAGTGTGGTGTAGaagcatacacatttaatgacaacctgtgcacatttcagattttttagaagagcagtccttactacagtggtagaaatagtggtatttttatgtacatctacccatttaatgacaagagtttcattattttacatgcaggacgagaacaaaggtacaattggtctgaggggaggacaccgcagacagctgatcaactcCATGTCATCTAATCAGGCCATGTAAAGGACCATGAAGGGATGGACTTGGTGGAGGACAACAATGTGACACCCGAAAAGAGTACATGGAgatctctcatcctcatccctcatgcttatattgcatttcatataggcctagattctgatggtcttgtaaatgtttgttacacaagtcagaaattgttgtctttgattatttaatttgattataataaatggaaatatattttattgaaaaatatttttgaaaacctagcaagtttgtgtgttttagtatcagaatgagcttgt encodes:
- the gla gene encoding alpha-galactosidase A, with translation MIINLLMAVVSVSVYPVQTLDNGLALTPTMGWLHWERFMCNTDCDMDPDNCIREELYMQMADVMVKEGWLEAGYEYVCIDDCWPHHQRDPQGRLQADPKRFPSGIKKLADYVHSKGLKLGIYADVGSKTCAGYPGSLGYYETDAKTFAEWGVDLLKFDGCYMNWTMLGEGYKNMSRALNQTGRSIVYSCEWPLYEWAYHEPNYTAIRETCNHWRNFADVYDSWSSIKTILDWTATNQRFIAPAAGPGGWNDPDMLVIGNFGLSHNQQQSQMALWAIMAAPLMMSNDLRDICPKSKELLQNRRVIAINQDPLGKQGNRTGVVDQFEMWERPLSGGRLALAILNRQEIGGPRRFPLTLATLPSYQYCNPMCNVTQILPMYQELGVQGLFSKLLLKINPSGTALLTVTHISINATILS